The following proteins are co-located in the Sphingorhabdus lutea genome:
- a CDS encoding TadE/TadG family type IV pilus assembly protein, with the protein MTKSDQEKAKGCLHHFVHDQDGNTMAMMAAALIPLMAMVGGAVDISRVQMVKTRLQQACDAGVLAGRKAVGDGTFDNDAKSRSASFFKANFPTGYQGTSNTSFSPYSNNGGTTVQATASTNIPYVIMDKVYSITGSKAATKKAVTVNCDAKMEVGNSDIMMVLDTTGSMDYSISNGSGGTTTRMASLKAAMKSFNSTLAAAASGTNARIRYGFVPYSGTVNTGKLIYDLNRDYLIGANNLETYNYQSRRAVYKIQTGTSTNSWVETLDPTRWDDYTTSSNCTRFGNNQSTPYIYYSTSYSSTFNPSPSGNPVTSGDTTTTYSYNSWGSPNYNSTYRTCKRNVTQTVKTYTETYNGDLPTATFSHYEYSQVGWPIRSYINTIGSNSATVNVPSEKKGDNIPSRWAGCIEERDTTQTSNPAYNGSSKKITPSSAYDLDIDSAPTNFATKWRPYWPEVTYYRSSGTSSSTSGTKSQTACPQKAQLLSTMSTSAFNTYADSLYSDGGTYHDIGAIWGARLASPDGIFATNVNEAAGNGGYVSRHLIFMTDGQLDTGATYYSAYGVERHDGRVTNDVNNQTERHISRFRAVCDAIKAKGIRLWVIAFATSLNSDMTACASPDSAFVSSDSATLNATFVQIAQSIADLRLSK; encoded by the coding sequence ATGACGAAATCAGATCAAGAAAAAGCAAAAGGCTGTCTTCATCATTTTGTTCATGATCAGGATGGTAACACCATGGCAATGATGGCCGCGGCTTTAATTCCATTGATGGCGATGGTTGGCGGCGCGGTGGATATTAGCCGCGTTCAAATGGTAAAAACCCGATTGCAACAGGCATGTGATGCCGGCGTGCTTGCCGGCCGTAAGGCGGTGGGCGATGGCACATTTGATAATGATGCCAAAAGCCGGTCTGCATCTTTTTTTAAAGCCAACTTCCCAACTGGATATCAAGGCACATCCAATACAAGTTTTTCACCATATAGTAATAATGGCGGCACCACGGTTCAGGCCACTGCCTCCACCAATATACCCTATGTGATAATGGATAAGGTTTATTCAATTACGGGGTCAAAGGCCGCTACAAAAAAAGCAGTAACTGTTAATTGCGATGCAAAAATGGAGGTCGGCAATTCCGACATTATGATGGTGTTGGATACCACCGGGTCGATGGATTATAGCATTTCAAATGGCTCTGGCGGCACAACCACCCGAATGGCTTCATTAAAAGCTGCGATGAAAAGTTTTAACAGCACCCTGGCCGCTGCGGCATCGGGGACAAATGCGCGTATTCGCTATGGCTTTGTTCCATATTCGGGGACGGTTAATACGGGCAAATTAATTTATGACTTAAACCGTGATTATTTAATCGGCGCTAACAATCTGGAAACATATAATTACCAATCGCGCCGTGCAGTGTATAAAATCCAAACAGGCACATCAACCAATAGCTGGGTGGAGACTTTGGACCCAACAAGATGGGATGATTACACAACCAGTTCAAATTGCACAAGATTTGGTAATAATCAAAGCACGCCATATATTTATTATTCCACCAGCTATTCAAGCACTTTCAACCCAAGTCCATCGGGTAATCCGGTAACATCGGGTGATACGACCACAACCTATAGTTATAATAGCTGGGGCAGCCCCAATTATAATAGCACCTATCGCACTTGTAAGCGAAATGTGACGCAAACGGTTAAAACCTATACAGAAACCTATAATGGTGATTTACCAACCGCAACATTCTCTCATTATGAATATTCGCAGGTTGGTTGGCCGATTAGAAGCTATATCAACACCATTGGATCAAACAGTGCCACGGTTAATGTGCCATCAGAGAAAAAAGGTGACAATATCCCTTCACGTTGGGCAGGTTGTATTGAAGAACGCGATACCACACAAACCAGCAACCCAGCCTATAATGGATCATCAAAGAAAATCACGCCAAGTTCGGCATATGATCTGGACATTGATTCCGCGCCAACAAATTTTGCAACAAAATGGCGTCCATATTGGCCAGAGGTCACCTATTATCGCTCTAGCGGGACAAGCTCTTCGACCTCTGGTACGAAGTCACAAACTGCCTGCCCGCAAAAGGCGCAGCTATTATCGACCATGAGCACATCTGCGTTTAATACATATGCAGATAGCCTATATTCCGATGGTGGTACATATCATGATATTGGTGCGATTTGGGGAGCAAGGCTTGCTTCACCCGATGGTATTTTTGCCACTAATGTAAATGAAGCTGCGGGCAATGGCGGTTATGTTAGCCGTCACTTAATCTTCATGACCGATGGTCAGTTGGATACTGGCGCAACTTATTATAGCGCATATGGTGTTGAACGCCATGATGGACGCGTTACAAATGATGTCAACAATCAAACAGAACGTCATATCAGCCGTTTTCGCGCGGTTTGCGATGCGATTAAGGCAAAGGGTATTCGCCTGTGGGTCATTGCATTTGCGACCAGCCTGAACAGCGATATGACCGCTTGTGCAAGCCCAGATAGCGCGTTTGTGTCCAGCGATTCAGCGACATTGAACGCGACATTTGTACAAATCGCCCAATCAATTGCGGATCTGAGGTTGTCAAAATGA
- a CDS encoding TadE family protein, with product MMKSPNHNPQIMLDENGATVVEFAIIAPVFLFLMMGTLDVGYSMYMKSALDGAVQAAARDAALESGPASLATIDNKLKATIASLNDKANVSIDRKSYFDFTDVKRAEVFTDANNDGKCNNGENFEDENANGVWDIDVGEDGVGGPKDVVLYNVSVSYDGLFPFAGYKRKASKRELTGYKTENVPKYKMLVTGTKKVKTPIYESTVQMLPGKREVKVPVYEMIDQGTKTRKIPIYESKIVPRKGAGNGTFKVPIYEYKVVTRTKNKKLVRPDEVKYEYMDLPVYDIYYINKNGKQIMQRKFKKYVKVRIVDQDSLFKDEPYAQQLLVRKLVRYETLSKPTHTIKRVKVGEKELEVKLPPIRKLVRYDIVKKPEKTVVRKITGYKIVDKPTSIRRVPDGYKTIKTPIYKNVDASFEFDAFSGTRVLSSSTVLKNQPYGQKTGNAASVVATCS from the coding sequence ATGATGAAATCACCCAATCATAATCCACAAATCATGCTCGATGAAAATGGGGCAACGGTTGTTGAATTTGCCATTATCGCCCCGGTGTTCCTATTCCTGATGATGGGAACATTGGATGTGGGGTACAGCATGTATATGAAATCCGCACTGGACGGCGCGGTTCAGGCGGCGGCGCGTGATGCGGCATTGGAATCTGGCCCGGCTTCGCTTGCAACGATTGATAATAAATTAAAAGCAACAATCGCCTCCTTAAATGACAAGGCGAATGTTAGTATTGACCGCAAAAGCTATTTTGATTTTACCGATGTTAAGCGGGCAGAAGTCTTTACCGATGCCAATAATGACGGCAAATGTAATAATGGCGAAAATTTTGAAGATGAAAATGCCAATGGCGTTTGGGACATCGATGTGGGCGAGGATGGCGTAGGCGGCCCGAAAGATGTTGTATTATATAATGTTTCAGTCTCCTATGATGGCTTATTTCCCTTTGCCGGATATAAACGCAAGGCATCGAAAAGGGAGTTGACCGGATATAAAACCGAAAATGTGCCCAAATATAAAATGTTGGTGACGGGCACAAAAAAGGTCAAAACACCAATTTATGAATCAACGGTTCAAATGTTACCTGGCAAACGCGAGGTCAAAGTTCCTGTCTATGAAATGATAGATCAAGGAACAAAAACCCGTAAAATTCCAATTTATGAGAGCAAAATTGTGCCGCGCAAGGGTGCGGGTAATGGCACATTTAAAGTGCCCATTTATGAATATAAAGTGGTGACACGAACAAAGAATAAAAAATTGGTTCGTCCCGATGAAGTTAAATATGAATATATGGATTTACCCGTTTATGATATTTATTATATCAACAAAAATGGCAAACAAATCATGCAGCGCAAGTTCAAAAAATATGTAAAAGTGCGCATTGTTGATCAAGATAGCCTTTTTAAGGATGAGCCATATGCCCAACAATTATTGGTACGTAAATTGGTTAGATATGAAACGCTTTCTAAGCCCACCCACACCATTAAACGAGTGAAAGTTGGCGAAAAGGAGCTGGAGGTTAAGCTGCCCCCTATTCGCAAATTGGTGCGTTATGATATTGTGAAGAAACCTGAAAAAACCGTAGTTCGCAAAATCACAGGCTATAAAATTGTAGACAAACCGACCAGCATCAGACGGGTGCCCGATGGCTATAAAACCATCAAAACACCAATTTATAAAAATGTTGATGCATCATTTGAATTTGATGCATTTAGCGGCACGCGGGTTTTATCCTCCAGCACCGTTTTGAAAAATCAGCCCTATGGCCAAAAAACAGGCAATGCAGCTTCTGTTGTGGCCACATGTTCTTGA
- a CDS encoding TadE/TadG family type IV pilus assembly protein, translated as MKYCKNYISDIAKDESGLAFVEFAVSLPVFLGLGMYGSETSYLALTNLKLSQSALNLADNGSRLGQTDNGVATPVIKESDVLEILYGTKLQSGKNDFMENGRFIIASLEVKTVSNGSGGTKEQQFVGWRRCKGKKVAVTKYNDDVDGNGVTDSGFNGMGDPANPIQAVSGSAVIFVEAEFDYQPLFGDLFHKNKKLRQEASFNIRDDRNLSAGLFGDVASSKRAYCNKYDDTFT; from the coding sequence ATGAAATATTGCAAAAATTATATATCCGACATCGCAAAGGATGAAAGCGGCCTTGCATTTGTTGAATTTGCGGTATCGCTTCCGGTATTTTTGGGTTTGGGCATGTATGGATCGGAAACATCCTATCTTGCCTTGACCAATTTGAAATTAAGCCAGTCTGCATTAAATTTGGCCGATAATGGTTCGCGCCTTGGCCAAACCGATAATGGTGTTGCCACGCCCGTGATTAAAGAATCTGATGTTCTAGAAATTTTGTACGGCACAAAATTGCAATCGGGCAAAAATGATTTCATGGAAAATGGCCGTTTCATCATTGCCAGTTTAGAGGTGAAAACAGTCAGCAATGGATCAGGCGGCACAAAAGAACAGCAATTTGTCGGATGGAGAAGATGCAAAGGCAAAAAAGTTGCCGTCACAAAATATAATGATGATGTCGATGGAAATGGCGTAACTGATTCAGGGTTTAACGGCATGGGCGACCCCGCCAATCCTATTCAGGCCGTATCTGGTTCGGCCGTTATTTTTGTTGAGGCGGAATTTGATTACCAGCCTTTATTTGGTGATTTATTTCATAAGAACAAAAAATTACGTCAGGAAGCTTCGTTTAATATTCGCGATGACAGAAATTTAAGCGCTGGATTATTTGGCGATGTTGCATCTAGTAAGCGCGCATATTGCAATAAATATGACGATACATTTACTTGA